In Actinomycetes bacterium, the DNA window ACCTACGCCCGTGATGCGGTGAGTAGAAGCGTTCGAGTCCGACTCCAATCAGGCAGCCAACCTCTTCCGGCCGTGCCTGCCCCTGATCTGTCGCAGCCGAGTGCCGCCCCGGTGAGTAGTCCCGCCACTTCGTCAACGCCTTCACCAACCACTGTCTCCCCGGCTCCGTCGTCACCCGCTACTCCGTCACCTACCACCACGTCTGACGCGACCCCAATGCCGTTCCCCTCGCCGACTACTGCTACTCCAACGCCTACCCCCTCGCCGACCACGGCTACTCCAACGCCCACCCCCTCGCCGACCACGGCCACTCCAACGCCCACCCCCTCGCCGACTACGGCCACTCCAACGCCTACCCCCTCGCCGACCACGGCCACTCCCTCCCCGCTGCCGCTGCCGTCGCCCACGATTTCCGCCATCGCCTTAGCGGCCCCCAGCCCGGCCGATGACACCGTTGATCCAGGCTCTCGGTCCTCGGTGGTGAGCGCGTGGAATGACTACCTCGCCCACAACGATGTGCCCTCCGGCTACAACGGCGACCCTGCCACCTGTACGCCAGGCACCACCACCACTGAGTTCAAACTCGCGGTTCGAGATCGCGTGAACTGGTACCGCAACATGGTGGGCCTACCTGACGTCCAACTGGACTTAGCGGCCAGTGATGACCTGCAGCAGACCGCGCTGATGATGGCTGCCCAGGAAGCTGTGTCTCATTACCCCGACGAGAACTGGGCATGCCATACCGACCTGGGTGCCACCGGAGCGGCCAAGAGCAATCTCGCGCCCAGTGTGTATGGCCCCGCTGCCATCACTGCGTATGTTGACGACTGGGGAGATTTCAATACCCCCGTGGGACATCGGCAGTGGATCCTGAATCCCAAGCTGCTCAAGGTTGCCACCGGCGATGTGTACTCACCCACGAATAGGCGCGGGACCAGCAACGCGCTCCGGGTGATCTGGCCGGAGCAGGCCCAGCGGCCCAATGAGGTGGAGTACGTTGCGTGGCCGAACGCCGGTTACGTCCCCCATGGTGCGCTACCGCATCGATCTGATCGGTGGTCCTTTAGCCTGTCTCGCGACTACTGGACCGCAAGCGCGCCAGACTTCTCGGACGCTCAGGTAGTCGTTACTACCGCCGGCGGCGATATCACCCCGCAGGTGGTCAACCGCACGGATCGCTACGGCGACTACACCTTGGTGTGGGAAATGCCGGACATCGCCGCAGCACCTGACGGCCCGGATCGGTTCTACCGCGTCACCGTCACCGACGTCCTCGTAGACGGCGTAAAGAAGAACTACAGCTACGTGGTCACCCTCATCGGCTGACGGGAAGTCCGGTCGTGCCGTGGGTACCCCTAGTCAGAGCTAGCATTTCGACGCGCATGCTGCACCAGTCACCAATATGGCGTTATAGAGCATCAATATTGGCTTGAATCACACCGTCGCGATAGTGCAGGCGCTCCAGCCGAAGACCTGGGTCCTGTGAGGTTCCCTAATGATCTATGTCAGTGCCCTTGGTACCTATGGGAACTGAGTGGAGGACCGTCCACTGATCGCCGAGCTTCCCCAGCGTCTTGGCAACGGCGCGTTCACCTTCCGCACCTTTGCGCCAAGCGGCATCTCCGTCTGTTCCTACTACACGCCGAACTCTTCCCAGAATCGGGGACTCCGCCACCTCGGCCTCATAGATTGCGTTCGCTGTAGTGGTCACTCCTTGCCCTGGAAGCCGATCAGCAAGATCCTCTGGTTCAGCGGGTGCCGGAGCGGTGGCGACATCCAC includes these proteins:
- a CDS encoding CAP domain-containing protein — translated: MSAWNDYLAHNDVPSGYNGDPATCTPGTTTTEFKLAVRDRVNWYRNMVGLPDVQLDLAASDDLQQTALMMAAQEAVSHYPDENWACHTDLGATGAAKSNLAPSVYGPAAITAYVDDWGDFNTPVGHRQWILNPKLLKVATGDVYSPTNRRGTSNALRVIWPEQAQRPNEVEYVAWPNAGYVPHGALPHRSDRWSFSLSRDYWTASAPDFSDAQVVVTTAGGDITPQVVNRTDRYGDYTLVWEMPDIAAAPDGPDRFYRVTVTDVLVDGVKKNYSYVVTLIG
- a CDS encoding NERD domain-containing protein, with the translated sequence MSEHALGQPQFLQPHQQVDVATAPAPAEPEDLADRLPGQGVTTTANAIYEAEVAESPILGRVRRVVGTDGDAAWRKGAEGERAVAKTLGKLGDQWTVLHSVPIGTKGTDIDH